A single window of Nocardia higoensis DNA harbors:
- a CDS encoding MFS transporter: protein MSVESVGIRVGAIHRWSMLALGVFAQTSSAVFIHGTPFLLPALTERGMALPTAGLLVAMPTVGLVCTLIAWGYVMDRIGERTVLVAGPAVMFVAGIGAATTTGHLALGALLLLGGIGAASTNAASGRVIVGWFPPNRRGLAMGIRQTAQPLGVGIGALTIPLAASHHGIPAAILVPAIMAGVAALACLVGIVDPPRPEGGAADRDNPYRGDSTLWRVHGASVLLAVPQGVLWTFALLWLHRDLGWSIPVAGAVVTATQILGALGRIGAGAWSDRVGSRLGPLHRIAVAAALCMAALGVAAWTQWWWAAIPLLFAASVITVSDNGLAFTAVAEIAGPYWSGRGLGMQNTGQNLAMAAIPPVFGALITWGGFSAAFLGAAAVAALAIPLVPPDHTRRPQAHSGFRRRRRSADQISSSSAGSMTTRNPLT from the coding sequence ATGTCCGTCGAATCGGTCGGCATACGGGTGGGCGCGATACACCGGTGGTCGATGCTCGCCCTCGGCGTCTTCGCCCAGACCTCCAGCGCCGTCTTCATCCACGGCACGCCGTTCCTGCTGCCCGCGCTGACCGAGCGCGGAATGGCACTGCCGACCGCGGGGCTGCTGGTGGCGATGCCCACCGTGGGCCTGGTCTGCACACTGATCGCCTGGGGCTATGTGATGGATCGCATCGGCGAGCGCACAGTGCTCGTCGCCGGCCCGGCGGTGATGTTCGTCGCCGGCATCGGCGCCGCGACGACCACCGGCCACCTCGCCCTGGGCGCATTGCTGCTGCTCGGCGGCATCGGCGCGGCGAGCACCAACGCCGCCAGCGGCCGGGTGATCGTCGGCTGGTTCCCGCCGAACCGTCGCGGCCTGGCGATGGGGATCCGGCAGACCGCGCAACCGCTGGGCGTCGGCATCGGCGCGTTGACCATCCCTTTGGCCGCCTCTCACCACGGAATCCCCGCCGCCATCCTGGTGCCCGCGATCATGGCGGGGGTCGCGGCGCTGGCCTGCCTGGTCGGGATCGTCGACCCGCCCCGTCCCGAAGGTGGTGCGGCCGACCGGGACAACCCCTATCGCGGCGATTCCACCCTGTGGCGGGTGCACGGGGCCTCGGTGCTGCTGGCCGTCCCGCAGGGCGTGCTGTGGACCTTCGCCCTGCTGTGGCTGCACCGTGACCTCGGTTGGTCGATCCCGGTCGCGGGCGCGGTGGTCACGGCCACCCAGATCCTCGGCGCGCTGGGCCGAATCGGCGCGGGCGCCTGGTCGGACCGGGTCGGCAGCCGGCTGGGTCCGCTCCACCGGATCGCGGTCGCCGCGGCGTTGTGCATGGCGGCGCTGGGCGTGGCCGCGTGGACCCAATGGTGGTGGGCGGCGATACCGCTGCTGTTCGCGGCATCGGTGATCACGGTGTCGGACAACGGTTTGGCCTTCACCGCCGTCGCCGAGATCGCCGGGCCCTATTGGAGCGGACGGGGTCTGGGCATGCAGAACACCGGACAGAACCTCGCGATGGCCGCCATCCCACCGGTTTTCGGCGCCCTGATCACCTGGGGCGGCTTCTCCGCCGCCTTCCTCGGCGCCGCCGCTGTCGCGGCGCTGGCCATTCCGCTGGTGCCGCCGGATCACACGCGCAGGCCGCAGGCGCACAGTGGATTTCGCCGTCGACGCCGCTCGGCCGATCAGATCTCCAGCAGCTCGGCCGGATCCATGACGACCCGAAACCCGTTGACCTGA
- a CDS encoding Uma2 family endonuclease, with amino-acid sequence MSERRVTPGAGRGPYSTDDLHALPGRGRDYELEDGWLVEVDRGARHDHVVRRMARSLDRAADLALHVCIGGGWEVGTSSGVRKPDIVVVPREVIRHALVADPPRVLAGDQVRLAVEVIAPATASERTDRVRKVREYAAAGIPEYWIVEHHPRARVHRLVLDDGIYHARSVVDPGSVLIAEVGQVNGFRVVMDPAELLEI; translated from the coding sequence ATGAGCGAACGACGAGTGACTCCGGGGGCCGGTCGCGGACCGTATTCGACCGACGACCTGCACGCGTTGCCCGGCCGTGGGCGCGACTACGAGCTCGAGGACGGTTGGCTGGTCGAGGTCGACCGCGGCGCCCGGCACGATCATGTGGTGCGGCGGATGGCGCGGTCACTGGACCGCGCCGCGGATCTGGCCCTGCACGTATGCATCGGCGGCGGCTGGGAGGTGGGGACCTCCAGCGGGGTGCGCAAACCCGACATCGTGGTCGTGCCGCGAGAGGTTATCCGCCACGCGCTGGTGGCCGATCCGCCGCGCGTGCTGGCCGGGGACCAGGTGCGGCTGGCGGTGGAGGTGATCGCGCCCGCGACCGCGAGCGAGCGCACCGATCGAGTGCGCAAGGTGCGCGAGTACGCGGCCGCCGGTATCCCCGAATACTGGATCGTGGAACACCATCCGCGGGCGCGCGTCCACCGGCTGGTCCTCGACGACGGGATCTATCACGCGCGGTCGGTGGTCGATCCCGGTTCGGTGCTGATCGCGGAGGTGGGTCAGGTCAACGGGTTTCGGGTCGTCATGGATCCGGCCGAGCTGCTGGAGATCTGA
- the leuC gene encoding 3-isopropylmalate dehydratase large subunit, with protein sequence MTDRPRTLAEKVWDEHVVARGEGEGASREPDLIYIDLHLVHEVTSPQAFDGLRAAGRPVRRPDLTIATEDHNVPTVDIDKPIADPISRTQVETLRRNCAEFGIRLHPMGDIEQGIVHVVGPQLGLTQPGTTVVCGDSHTSTHGAFGALAMGIGTSEVEHVLATQTLSLRPFKTMAIDIDGQLPHGVTSKDVILAVIAQIGTGGGQGYVLEYRGEAVRSMSMEARMTMCNMSIEAGARAGMIAPDEVTYEFLKGRPHAPKGADWDAAVAAWDALRTDEGAVFDAEVHIDASTLSPFVTWGTNPGQGAPLSSAVPNPAEIADETAREAAEKALRYMDLIPGTPLREVPVDTVFVGSCTNGRIEDLRAVADVLKGRRVADGVRMLVVPGSMRVRAQAESEGLGEIFTAAGAEWRQAGCSMCLGMNPDQLEPGQRCASTSNRNFEGRQGKGGRTHLVSPLVAAATAVRGTLSSPADLA encoded by the coding sequence ATGACCGACCGCCCCCGTACCCTGGCCGAGAAGGTCTGGGACGAGCATGTCGTCGCCCGCGGTGAGGGTGAAGGCGCCTCGCGCGAGCCCGATCTGATCTACATCGATCTGCATCTGGTGCACGAGGTGACCAGTCCGCAGGCCTTCGACGGTCTGCGCGCCGCGGGCCGACCGGTGCGCCGGCCGGATCTCACCATCGCCACCGAGGACCACAACGTCCCGACCGTCGACATCGACAAGCCGATCGCGGACCCGATCTCGCGTACCCAGGTCGAGACGCTGCGGCGCAACTGCGCGGAGTTCGGCATCCGCCTGCACCCGATGGGTGACATCGAGCAGGGCATCGTGCACGTGGTCGGGCCGCAGCTGGGGCTGACCCAGCCGGGCACCACCGTGGTCTGCGGCGACAGCCACACCTCCACGCACGGCGCGTTCGGCGCGCTGGCCATGGGCATCGGCACCAGCGAGGTCGAGCACGTGCTGGCCACTCAGACGCTGTCGCTGCGCCCGTTCAAGACCATGGCGATCGACATCGACGGTCAGTTGCCGCACGGAGTCACCAGTAAGGACGTGATTCTCGCGGTCATCGCCCAGATCGGCACCGGCGGCGGTCAGGGCTACGTGCTCGAGTACCGCGGCGAGGCCGTCCGGTCGATGTCGATGGAAGCCCGGATGACCATGTGCAACATGTCCATCGAGGCGGGCGCCAGGGCGGGCATGATCGCCCCCGACGAGGTCACCTACGAATTCTTGAAAGGCCGCCCCCATGCCCCCAAGGGGGCCGACTGGGACGCCGCGGTGGCCGCCTGGGATGCGCTCAGGACCGACGAAGGGGCGGTTTTCGACGCCGAGGTGCACATCGACGCGAGCACGCTGAGCCCGTTCGTCACCTGGGGCACCAACCCCGGTCAGGGCGCGCCGCTGAGTTCGGCGGTGCCGAATCCGGCCGAGATCGCCGACGAGACGGCCCGGGAGGCCGCGGAGAAGGCGCTGCGGTATATGGATTTGATCCCGGGCACGCCGCTGCGCGAGGTCCCGGTCGACACCGTTTTCGTCGGATCGTGCACCAACGGCCGGATCGAGGACCTGCGCGCGGTGGCCGATGTGTTGAAGGGTCGTCGGGTCGCCGACGGCGTGCGGATGCTGGTGGTGCCCGGTTCCATGCGGGTGCGCGCACAGGCCGAATCCGAGGGGCTCGGCGAAATCTTCACCGCCGCGGGCGCGGAATGGCGGCAGGCGGGCTGCTCGATGTGCCTGGGCATGAATCCCGATCAGCTGGAGCCGGGTCAGCGCTGCGCCTCCACCTCGAATCGCAACTTCGAGGGCAGGCAGGGCAAGGGGGGCCGCACCCACCTGGTTTCCCCGCTGGTGGCCGCGGCCACCGCGGTGCGCGGAACGCTGTCCTCACCCGCCGATCTGGCCTGA
- a CDS encoding pyridoxamine 5'-phosphate oxidase family protein — protein MGVNQRAQIVMADAEVAEFLENSRIATLATIGPGGAPHLIAMWYALIGGEREADGSVRTLPELWFETKAKSQKVVNLRRDSRITCMVEAGHTYDQLRGVSLEGTAEIVEDPDAIWRVGVSVWERYTGPYSEEVAPLVANMLHKRVAVRVVPTRIRSWDHRKLGLPAMPLGGSTAAGLE, from the coding sequence ATGGGAGTCAATCAACGCGCGCAGATCGTCATGGCCGACGCCGAGGTCGCCGAGTTCCTGGAGAACAGTCGCATCGCCACCCTGGCGACCATCGGCCCCGGCGGCGCCCCGCATCTGATCGCCATGTGGTACGCGCTGATCGGCGGCGAGCGCGAGGCCGACGGGTCGGTCCGCACCCTGCCGGAGCTGTGGTTCGAGACCAAGGCCAAGTCGCAGAAGGTGGTGAACCTGCGCCGCGACTCGCGGATCACCTGCATGGTGGAAGCCGGCCACACCTACGACCAGTTGCGCGGGGTCTCCCTCGAGGGCACCGCCGAGATCGTGGAGGACCCGGACGCCATCTGGCGGGTCGGGGTCAGCGTATGGGAGCGCTACACCGGGCCCTACAGCGAGGAGGTCGCTCCGCTGGTGGCGAACATGCTGCACAAGCGGGTCGCCGTGCGGGTCGTGCCGACCCGCATCCGCAGCTGGGACCATCGCAAGCTCGGCCTGCCCGCCATGCCGCTCGGCGGGAGCACCGCCGCCGGCCTGGAGTGA
- the leuD gene encoding 3-isopropylmalate dehydratase small subunit produces MEAFTVHKGIGVPLRRSNVDTDQIIPAVYLKRVTRTGFEDGLFAAWRNDPDFILNIEPFNRGTVLVAGPDFGTGSSREHAVWALSDYGFRVVIASRFADIFRGNAGKGGLLAAQMSQNDVEMLWKMIEEQPGLELTVDLHARTVTAGTVVLPFDIDDYTRWRLLEGLDDIGLTLRRSDVIAEFEKARPAWKPTTLPAPISQT; encoded by the coding sequence ATGGAAGCCTTCACCGTGCACAAGGGAATCGGCGTGCCGCTGCGCCGGTCCAATGTCGACACCGACCAGATCATTCCGGCGGTCTACCTGAAGCGGGTCACTCGCACCGGATTCGAGGACGGGCTGTTCGCCGCCTGGCGCAACGACCCGGACTTCATTCTGAACATCGAACCCTTCAACCGAGGCACCGTACTGGTGGCGGGACCGGATTTCGGCACCGGATCCTCCCGTGAACACGCCGTTTGGGCGCTGTCGGACTACGGCTTTCGAGTGGTCATCGCCTCCCGCTTCGCCGACATCTTCCGCGGCAATGCGGGTAAGGGCGGTCTGTTGGCCGCGCAGATGTCACAGAACGATGTCGAAATGCTCTGGAAGATGATCGAGGAACAGCCCGGTCTCGAATTGACGGTGGACCTGCACGCGCGCACGGTCACCGCCGGAACCGTCGTGTTGCCGTTCGATATTGATGACTACACGCGGTGGCGTCTGCTCGAGGGTTTGGACGACATCGGCCTTACGCTGCGCCGTAGTGACGTGATCGCCGAGTTCGAAAAGGCAAGGCCGGCATGGAAGCCCACCACGCTTCCGGCGCCTATTTCGCAGACGTAA
- a CDS encoding fumarylacetoacetate hydrolase family protein yields the protein MRLGRVASPDGVAFVSIEGEGDTAVAKEIAEHPFGTPTFTGRSWPLADVRLLAPILASKVVCVGKNYAAHAAEMGGAAPEQPVIFIKPNTAIVGPNVPIVYPPSSTRVDYEGELAVVIGRPCKDVPAARARDVILGYTVANDVTARDQQQSDGQWTRGKGYDTFCPLGPWIETDLDPADLEIRTELDGEVRQRSRTSLLLHDIPQLVEWVSTVMTLLPGDVILTGTPEGVGPMQVGQQVSVTVEGIGTLTNPVAAKR from the coding sequence ATGCGTCTAGGTCGAGTTGCCAGTCCCGATGGGGTCGCGTTCGTGAGCATCGAAGGTGAGGGGGACACCGCCGTCGCGAAGGAGATCGCCGAGCACCCGTTCGGTACTCCGACGTTCACCGGGCGCAGCTGGCCGCTGGCGGACGTGCGCCTGCTCGCGCCGATCCTGGCCAGCAAGGTCGTGTGCGTGGGCAAGAACTACGCCGCGCACGCCGCCGAGATGGGCGGGGCCGCGCCGGAGCAGCCGGTGATCTTCATCAAGCCGAACACCGCCATCGTCGGGCCGAACGTGCCGATCGTCTATCCGCCCAGTTCCACCCGAGTCGACTACGAGGGCGAGCTGGCCGTGGTCATCGGACGGCCCTGCAAGGATGTGCCCGCCGCGCGGGCGCGCGATGTCATCCTCGGCTACACCGTCGCCAACGATGTGACCGCTCGTGACCAGCAGCAGAGCGACGGGCAGTGGACCAGGGGCAAGGGGTACGACACCTTCTGCCCGCTCGGCCCGTGGATCGAAACCGACCTCGACCCCGCGGATCTGGAGATCCGTACCGAACTCGACGGCGAGGTGCGCCAGCGCAGCCGGACTTCGCTTCTGCTGCACGACATCCCGCAGCTCGTCGAATGGGTGAGTACGGTCATGACGCTGCTGCCCGGCGATGTGATCCTCACCGGAACACCCGAGGGCGTCGGCCCGATGCAGGTCGGACAGCAGGTGTCCGTGACCGTCGAAGGCATCGGTACGCTCACCAATCCTGTTGCCGCCAAGCGCTGA
- a CDS encoding 3-isopropylmalate dehydrogenase: MKLAVIPGDGIGPEVVAEALKVLDVVVPGVEKTEYDLGAKRYHATGEILPESVLPELREHDAILLGAIGDPSVPSGVLERGLLLRTRFELDHHVNLRPSKLFPGVTSPLAGDPEIDFVVVREGTEGPYTGTGGAIRVRTPHEVATEVSTNTRFGIERVVRYAFAKAQARRKHLTLVHKTNVLTFAGSLWQRTVDAVGAEFPEVTVAYQHIDAATIFMVNDPGRFDVIVTDNLFGDIITDLAAAVSGGIGLAASGNIDASGANPSMFEPVHGSAPDIAGQSKADPTAAILSISLLLNHLGKTDEATRIEAAVAKDLAARSGAASTVEVGDRIAASV, from the coding sequence ATGAAGCTTGCGGTCATCCCCGGTGACGGCATCGGTCCCGAGGTCGTCGCCGAGGCGCTGAAGGTGCTCGACGTGGTCGTGCCCGGCGTCGAGAAGACCGAATACGACCTGGGCGCCAAGCGGTACCACGCGACCGGCGAGATCCTGCCCGAGTCGGTGCTGCCGGAACTGCGCGAGCACGACGCGATTCTGCTCGGCGCGATCGGCGACCCGTCGGTGCCCAGCGGGGTGCTCGAGCGCGGTCTGCTGCTGCGCACCCGGTTCGAGCTCGACCACCACGTGAACCTGCGCCCGTCGAAGCTGTTCCCCGGTGTCACCAGCCCGCTCGCCGGCGATCCCGAGATCGATTTCGTCGTCGTGCGCGAAGGCACCGAAGGCCCCTACACCGGCACCGGCGGCGCGATCCGCGTGCGGACCCCGCACGAGGTGGCGACCGAGGTCAGCACGAATACCCGCTTCGGTATCGAGCGCGTGGTCCGCTACGCGTTCGCGAAGGCGCAGGCGCGACGCAAGCATCTGACCCTGGTGCACAAGACCAACGTGCTGACGTTCGCCGGCTCGCTGTGGCAGCGCACCGTCGACGCGGTGGGGGCGGAGTTCCCCGAGGTCACCGTGGCCTACCAGCACATCGACGCCGCCACCATCTTCATGGTCAACGACCCGGGCCGCTTCGATGTGATCGTCACCGACAATCTGTTCGGCGACATCATCACCGACCTCGCCGCCGCGGTCAGCGGGGGTATCGGTCTGGCGGCCAGCGGCAATATCGATGCCTCGGGCGCCAATCCGAGCATGTTCGAGCCGGTGCACGGCAGCGCACCCGACATCGCGGGCCAGTCGAAGGCGGATCCGACCGCCGCGATTCTGTCGATCTCGTTGCTGCTGAACCACCTCGGCAAGACCGACGAGGCCACGCGCATCGAAGCGGCTGTCGCCAAGGATCTGGCCGCGCGTTCGGGCGCCGCGTCCACGGTCGAGGTCGGCGATCGGATCGCCGCCTCGGTCTGA
- the serA gene encoding phosphoglycerate dehydrogenase translates to MSQAGRPVVLIADKLAQSTVDALGDGVEVRWVDGPDRPALLAAVPEADALLVRSATTVDAEVLEAGKNLKIVARAGVGLDNVDVPAATERGVMVVNAPTSNIHTAAEHAVTLMLAAARQIPAADATLRERTWQRGKFNGVEIFDKTVGVVGLGRIGQLFAARLAAFETKIIAYDPYVSPARAAQLGIELVTLDELLSRADLISVHLPKTPETKGLLSKEKLALTKKGVIIVNAARGGLIDEQALADAINSGHVRAAGLDVFETEPCTDSPLFDLPQVVVTPHLGASTSEAQDRAGTDVAKSVLLALAGEFVPGAVNVTGGVVGDEVAPWLDIVRKQGVLLGALADELPVSVEVQVRGELASSQVGVLELSALRGIFSAHVEEEVTFVNAPVLAKERGISVEVTSASESPNHRSMVDLRAVFGDGRTLNVAGSLTEPQLVEKIVNINGRNYDMRAEGLNLAVLNYEDRPGALGKIGTKLGEADIDIQAAQLAQDVDKEGATVILRVNKPVPEDVQAAIGEAVGAAKIAQVDLF, encoded by the coding sequence GTGAGCCAAGCAGGCCGTCCTGTTGTTCTGATCGCCGACAAGCTCGCCCAGTCGACCGTCGACGCGCTCGGTGACGGTGTCGAGGTTCGCTGGGTCGACGGCCCCGACCGGCCGGCCCTGCTGGCCGCGGTCCCCGAAGCCGACGCCCTGCTCGTGCGCTCGGCCACCACCGTCGACGCCGAGGTGCTCGAGGCGGGCAAGAATCTGAAGATCGTCGCGCGCGCCGGCGTCGGTCTCGACAATGTCGATGTGCCCGCGGCCACCGAGCGCGGCGTGATGGTCGTCAACGCGCCGACCTCCAACATCCACACCGCCGCCGAACACGCCGTCACCCTGATGCTGGCCGCGGCCCGACAGATCCCCGCCGCCGACGCCACCCTGCGTGAGCGCACCTGGCAGCGCGGCAAGTTCAACGGTGTGGAGATCTTCGACAAGACCGTCGGCGTCGTCGGCCTCGGCCGTATCGGCCAGCTCTTCGCCGCGCGTCTGGCCGCGTTCGAGACCAAGATCATCGCCTACGACCCCTACGTCTCCCCGGCGCGCGCCGCTCAGCTCGGCATCGAGCTGGTGACGCTGGACGAGCTGCTCAGCCGTGCCGACCTGATCTCGGTGCACCTGCCGAAGACCCCGGAGACCAAGGGTCTGCTCAGCAAGGAGAAGCTGGCGCTCACCAAGAAGGGCGTCATCATCGTCAACGCCGCGCGCGGTGGCCTGATCGACGAGCAGGCGCTGGCCGACGCGATCAACTCCGGCCATGTGCGGGCCGCCGGTCTGGACGTGTTCGAGACCGAGCCGTGCACCGACAGCCCGCTGTTCGATCTGCCGCAGGTCGTCGTCACCCCGCACCTGGGCGCGTCCACCTCCGAGGCGCAGGACCGCGCGGGCACCGATGTCGCCAAGTCGGTGCTGCTGGCGCTGGCCGGCGAGTTCGTGCCCGGCGCGGTGAACGTCACCGGCGGCGTGGTCGGCGACGAGGTCGCCCCCTGGCTGGACATCGTGCGCAAGCAGGGCGTCCTGCTCGGCGCGCTGGCCGACGAGCTGCCGGTCAGCGTCGAGGTGCAGGTGCGCGGCGAGCTGGCCTCCTCGCAGGTCGGGGTGCTCGAACTCTCGGCGCTGCGCGGCATCTTCTCGGCACATGTCGAGGAAGAGGTCACCTTCGTCAACGCGCCCGTGCTGGCCAAGGAACGCGGCATCAGCGTCGAGGTCACCTCCGCTTCGGAGAGCCCGAACCACCGCAGCATGGTCGACCTGCGCGCCGTCTTCGGCGACGGCCGCACGCTCAATGTCGCGGGTTCGCTGACCGAGCCGCAGCTGGTGGAGAAGATCGTCAACATCAACGGCCGCAACTACGACATGCGCGCCGAGGGCCTGAACCTGGCCGTGCTGAACTACGAGGACCGCCCCGGCGCGCTCGGCAAGATCGGCACCAAGCTGGGCGAGGCCGACATCGACATCCAGGCCGCCCAGCTGGCTCAGGATGTCGACAAGGAAGGTGCGACCGTGATCCTGCGTGTCAACAAGCCGGTTCCCGAAGACGTGCAGGCCGCGATCGGCGAGGCCGTCGGCGCCGCCAAGATCGCCCAGGTCGACCTGTTCTGA
- a CDS encoding IclR family transcriptional regulator, whose protein sequence is MRQHSGIGVLDKAVAVLYAVAEQPCGLNDLCARTGLPRATAHRLAVGLETHRLLARDNNGIWRPGPALAELSATANDPLQEAATLILPRLREITGESVQLYVRDGQARVCVAAMEPPSGLRDTVPIGARLPLTAGSAAKVLLAWADAEVQRAVLPDAVFGERVLAEVRKRGWAQSAAERASGVASVSAPVRDTAGLVVAAVSVSGPIDRMGRRPGARWAADLVAASDALHKRL, encoded by the coding sequence ATGAGACAGCATAGCGGTATCGGCGTTCTGGACAAAGCGGTGGCGGTGCTCTACGCGGTCGCCGAGCAACCCTGCGGCCTCAACGACCTCTGCGCCCGCACCGGCCTGCCGCGCGCCACCGCGCACCGGCTCGCGGTGGGCCTGGAAACGCACCGCCTGCTCGCCCGTGACAACAACGGCATCTGGCGGCCCGGCCCGGCACTGGCGGAGCTGTCCGCGACCGCCAACGATCCGCTCCAGGAAGCGGCGACCCTCATCCTGCCGCGGCTGCGGGAGATCACCGGCGAGAGCGTCCAACTCTACGTCCGCGACGGCCAGGCCCGCGTCTGCGTGGCCGCCATGGAGCCGCCCTCCGGCTTGCGCGACACCGTCCCCATCGGCGCTCGCCTACCGCTCACCGCGGGTTCGGCGGCCAAGGTCCTGCTCGCCTGGGCCGATGCCGAGGTGCAGCGGGCCGTACTGCCCGACGCCGTGTTCGGCGAGCGCGTGCTGGCGGAGGTGCGCAAGCGCGGGTGGGCGCAGAGCGCCGCCGAACGCGCCTCCGGCGTGGCCAGCGTCTCGGCACCGGTGCGCGATACCGCGGGCCTCGTGGTCGCGGCGGTCTCGGTGTCCGGCCCGATCGACCGGATGGGCAGGCGGCCGGGCGCGCGCTGGGCGGCCGACCTGGTGGCCGCGTCGGACGCGCTCCACAAAAGGCTGTAA
- the gltX gene encoding glutamate--tRNA ligase has product MTPVRVRFCPSPTGTPHVGLIRTALFNWAYARHTGGAFVFRIEDTDAARDSEESYEAILDALRWLGLTWDEGPEVGGPYEPYRQSQRRDLHLDVVRRLLEAGEAYESFSTPEEVEARHRAAGRDPKLGYDNFDRDLTPEAIAAYKAEGRAPVVRLRMPEEDLSWHDLVRGETTFKAGTVPDFALTRGNGIPLYTLVNPVDDALMKITHVLRGEDLLSSTPRQLALYAALRRIGVADFTPEFGHLPFVMGQGNKKLSKRDPESNLFVHRDRGFIPEGLLNYLALLGWGLAEDRDVFSMAEMVAAFDISKVNSNPARFDQKKADAINAEHIRMLDPADFAGRLREFLTGHGHIGAGTTAGEVDEKVFAAAAELVQTRIVVLSDAWDLLRFLFVPAEEFAVDEAAAAKNLGPDAVPVLEAAAAALEPLTSWTTPVIEEALKTALIDDLGLKPRKAFTPVRVAVTGSHISPPLYESLELLGREITLARLRSAIESSRE; this is encoded by the coding sequence ATGACACCAGTACGGGTCCGTTTCTGCCCGTCGCCGACCGGGACGCCGCACGTCGGCCTGATCCGCACCGCCCTGTTCAACTGGGCGTACGCCCGACACACCGGCGGCGCCTTCGTCTTCCGCATCGAAGACACCGACGCCGCCCGCGATTCCGAGGAGTCCTACGAGGCCATCCTCGACGCGCTGCGGTGGCTCGGGCTCACCTGGGACGAGGGTCCGGAGGTCGGCGGCCCCTATGAGCCCTACCGGCAGTCGCAGCGACGCGATCTGCACCTCGATGTCGTCCGGCGTTTGCTGGAGGCCGGTGAGGCCTATGAATCCTTCTCCACGCCAGAGGAAGTGGAGGCTCGCCACCGGGCTGCCGGCCGCGATCCCAAGCTCGGCTACGACAACTTCGATCGCGATCTGACCCCCGAGGCGATCGCGGCCTACAAGGCCGAGGGCAGGGCGCCGGTAGTGCGGCTGCGGATGCCCGAGGAGGACCTGTCCTGGCACGATCTGGTGCGCGGGGAGACCACCTTCAAGGCGGGCACGGTCCCGGACTTCGCGCTCACCCGCGGTAATGGCATTCCGCTCTACACGCTGGTCAATCCAGTCGACGACGCACTGATGAAGATCACCCACGTATTGCGCGGCGAGGACCTGCTCTCCTCCACGCCGCGTCAGCTCGCGCTGTATGCCGCGCTGCGCCGGATCGGGGTGGCCGATTTCACTCCGGAGTTCGGTCATCTGCCCTTCGTGATGGGTCAGGGCAACAAGAAGTTGTCCAAGCGCGACCCCGAGTCGAACCTCTTCGTGCACCGGGACCGCGGCTTCATTCCTGAAGGTTTGCTGAATTACCTCGCATTGCTCGGTTGGGGCCTTGCTGAGGACCGCGATGTCTTCTCCATGGCCGAGATGGTGGCCGCGTTCGATATCTCGAAAGTGAATTCGAATCCGGCCCGTTTCGACCAGAAGAAGGCCGACGCGATCAATGCCGAGCACATCCGAATGCTGGATCCGGCCGATTTCGCCGGACGGCTGCGGGAGTTCCTCACCGGGCACGGGCACATCGGCGCCGGGACCACAGCCGGCGAGGTGGACGAGAAAGTGTTCGCGGCGGCGGCGGAATTGGTGCAGACCCGCATCGTCGTGCTGAGCGACGCCTGGGATCTGCTGCGATTCCTGTTCGTGCCGGCCGAGGAATTCGCCGTGGACGAGGCGGCGGCCGCGAAGAATCTCGGCCCCGACGCGGTGCCGGTGCTGGAGGCGGCCGCGGCCGCGCTGGAGCCGCTCACCTCCTGGACCACCCCCGTGATCGAGGAGGCGCTCAAAACGGCGCTGATCGACGATCTGGGCCTCAAACCCCGCAAGGCATTCACGCCGGTGCGGGTGGCTGTCACCGGCTCGCACATCAGCCCGCCACTGTACGAGTCGCTGGAACTGCTCGGGCGTGAGATCACTCTCGCTCGGCTGCGCTCGGCTATCGAATCCTCGCGGGAGTAG